Proteins encoded by one window of Paenibacillus urinalis:
- a CDS encoding NUDIX domain-containing protein, with protein sequence MEVRQMATAYLFNEDKVLMLKRLGSRLPDDAFWTGLGGHLEPEELSHPKEACIREVYEESGIKSEDIIDLELKYILHRIKNSEIRLQYVYFGKTDMVDLAACDEGELIWVPKKELLNLTMSRINSFMLEHYLTSPSSQHIMVGTITLNKLGKPLMQWSELKDPLIF encoded by the coding sequence ATGGAAGTTCGGCAGATGGCAACAGCGTACCTGTTTAACGAGGATAAAGTGCTCATGCTAAAAAGATTAGGAAGCCGGCTTCCTGATGATGCCTTCTGGACCGGACTTGGTGGCCATCTCGAACCGGAGGAGCTGTCTCATCCCAAAGAGGCGTGTATTCGTGAAGTGTATGAGGAGTCCGGCATCAAGAGCGAGGATATCATAGATTTAGAGCTGAAGTATATTTTACATCGAATCAAGAATAGTGAGATACGTCTCCAGTATGTGTACTTTGGTAAAACGGATATGGTAGATCTAGCAGCTTGTGATGAAGGAGAGCTGATCTGGGTACCGAAAAAGGAACTGCTTAACCTCACCATGTCCAGAATTAATAGCTTCATGCTGGAGCACTACCTCACCAGTCCTTCCAGTCAGCACATTATGGTGGGAACGATTACCCTAAATAAGCTGGGAAAACCCCTAATGCAATGGTCGGAACTGAAGGACCCCCTCATATTTTAG
- a CDS encoding MBL fold metallo-hydrolase, with protein MIKDEWFTVQSIDNRTYAISEYGHWEKVHSFLLLGEERAALIDTGLGIDNMRRVTDQLTTLPLDVITTHVHADHIGSHGEFERIYVHPADEDWLINGIQGLTIEQIRKDMSRNITLPTPSAFNPSTYRPFQGQPSGLLEDGDIIELGNRKIVIYHTPGHSPGHISVFDEANGYLFTGDLLYDETPVYAFYPSTSPVDLVQSLERIAEIPGVKMVYGSHNTLGLDPSILEEVKRATTYMKENDLVKFGTGVHHFGRFSVQF; from the coding sequence ATGATTAAGGATGAATGGTTTACAGTACAGAGCATTGACAATCGTACCTATGCAATCAGTGAATACGGACATTGGGAGAAGGTGCATTCTTTTCTATTATTGGGGGAAGAGCGGGCCGCACTGATTGATACAGGTCTTGGCATCGATAATATGAGGAGAGTAACCGACCAGTTGACGACTTTACCTCTGGATGTCATTACAACACATGTCCATGCAGATCATATTGGAAGTCATGGGGAATTTGAACGAATCTACGTCCATCCCGCCGATGAAGACTGGTTAATAAACGGAATTCAAGGCTTAACCATCGAGCAGATTAGAAAGGATATGAGCAGAAACATTACACTCCCCACACCATCTGCCTTTAATCCGAGTACATATAGACCCTTTCAAGGACAGCCATCAGGTCTGTTAGAAGATGGGGATATCATCGAGCTAGGTAACAGAAAAATAGTCATATATCATACGCCAGGTCATTCTCCAGGTCACATCTCTGTATTTGATGAGGCTAACGGGTATTTGTTTACCGGTGATCTGCTCTATGATGAGACCCCTGTATATGCTTTTTACCCTTCAACAAGCCCAGTTGATTTAGTTCAATCCTTAGAACGAATTGCAGAGATTCCAGGTGTCAAGATGGTGTATGGTTCTCATAATACATTAGGACTTGACCCTAGCATTTTAGAGGAAGTAAAGAGAGCGACAACGTACATGAAAGAGAACGATCTTGTTAAATTCGGAACCGGGGTACATCATTTTGGACGTTTTAGTGTGCAGTTCTAA
- a CDS encoding GNAT family N-acetyltransferase: MDSVVVPILINNSIQDHEVPDLRQSVGWDRREQDYPILFERCLLWGSARDMNGRLIGFGYITGTGLEHGYMEDIMIHPEYQRQGLGKQLVQALLHAAEAARIPIVTVTFADQHELFYIESGFKRCRGGVWRSRGEER, translated from the coding sequence ATGGATTCTGTTGTAGTTCCTATTTTAATTAATAATTCGATTCAAGATCATGAAGTGCCTGATTTGCGGCAGTCTGTCGGATGGGACAGGAGAGAGCAGGATTATCCGATTTTGTTCGAGCGATGTTTGTTATGGGGAAGTGCACGAGATATGAACGGAAGGCTTATTGGATTTGGTTATATTACCGGGACAGGACTCGAGCATGGTTATATGGAGGATATCATGATCCATCCGGAATATCAGAGACAGGGCCTGGGCAAGCAGTTGGTTCAGGCGTTGCTGCATGCGGCAGAGGCTGCACGAATACCTATAGTAACTGTAACTTTTGCAGATCAGCATGAATTATTTTACATAGAGAGTGGATTTAAGCGATGTAGAGGAGGCGTATGGAGATCAAGGGGAGAGGAGCGTTAG
- a CDS encoding YcxB family protein, whose product MKMSIDFTKDDYWKLNKYVMFHMPQFKNMILLVMILLPILMCAALKVLGRSWEVSIILGLLIGILADLYVVFSVKLKVQRHVKTNKGLIGEHTIEVNEQGFTETTSINQTNYPWSKVAHLREDPQYFYVFVNDSQGIGVPKRGFANTAQQTEFRQLVEKYANRRWG is encoded by the coding sequence ATGAAGATGAGTATAGATTTTACAAAGGACGATTATTGGAAGCTGAATAAGTATGTGATGTTCCATATGCCACAATTTAAGAATATGATCCTCCTGGTCATGATCCTATTGCCAATCCTGATGTGCGCTGCATTAAAAGTGCTCGGCAGATCTTGGGAGGTCTCGATTATACTAGGTCTGCTTATTGGGATACTTGCGGATCTCTATGTTGTTTTTTCTGTGAAGCTAAAGGTGCAGCGACATGTGAAGACGAACAAAGGCCTGATCGGTGAGCATACGATTGAAGTAAATGAACAGGGCTTTACCGAAACAACCTCGATTAACCAAACGAATTACCCATGGAGCAAGGTAGCGCATCTTCGTGAAGATCCTCAATACTTCTATGTGTTTGTGAATGATTCGCAGGGCATTGGTGTTCCGAAAAGAGGATTTGCTAACACTGCGCAGCAAACGGAATTTAGACAATTAGTGGAGAAGTACGCCAACCGTCGTTGGGGTTAA
- a CDS encoding RDD family protein, whose product MVNEPAGFWIRFGAILLDAIIVGIPLAFVTSFIVGNVEENWLNDTVSFLYSLLLPVFWRGYTIGKYICGIKIRKVSDKGPPGIGTMLLRDVVAGLVYAITFGIGTIVSALMVAIREDKRSLHDFIAGTEVVRN is encoded by the coding sequence ATGGTAAACGAACCGGCTGGGTTTTGGATTCGCTTTGGAGCTATTTTGCTAGATGCAATTATTGTGGGTATTCCTTTGGCATTTGTGACCTCTTTCATTGTTGGGAACGTAGAAGAGAATTGGCTGAATGATACGGTTAGCTTTCTGTATTCCTTGCTTCTGCCTGTATTTTGGAGAGGGTATACCATAGGGAAATACATTTGCGGAATTAAGATTCGCAAGGTATCGGACAAAGGACCTCCCGGGATTGGCACGATGCTGCTGCGAGACGTTGTTGCCGGTCTGGTTTATGCAATTACGTTTGGAATCGGAACGATTGTCAGTGCACTGATGGTAGCGATCCGAGAGGATAAGCGCTCCCTTCATGATTTTATTGCAGGAACCGAAGTCGTACGCAACTAA
- a CDS encoding GNAT family N-acetyltransferase encodes MITGRKVQLRPVSLEDFKRTFEWRNDEEFAKMSAGTDLFRYSHVTLDQIESTYEKEIRTLDRREKGEFSIYTQEEDPKHIGFIVYREMNIVARRCTIGMGIGDKEYWSKGFGSDALKTLIHYLFQTMNLNRVQLDTWSGNERAIRSYEKCGFVVEGRMRNHSFVDGKYYDTVVLGLLKEEFQY; translated from the coding sequence TTGATTACAGGAAGAAAAGTCCAGCTACGCCCTGTTTCGTTAGAGGATTTTAAAAGGACGTTCGAATGGCGAAACGATGAAGAATTTGCGAAAATGAGTGCAGGCACGGACTTATTCCGATATAGTCATGTTACCTTGGACCAGATTGAGTCCACGTATGAAAAGGAAATTAGAACACTTGATCGACGGGAAAAAGGTGAATTTTCCATTTATACGCAGGAGGAAGATCCAAAGCATATTGGTTTCATTGTCTACCGTGAAATGAATATTGTTGCACGGCGGTGCACGATTGGAATGGGAATTGGCGATAAAGAGTATTGGAGCAAAGGATTTGGATCTGATGCTCTTAAGACACTGATCCATTATTTATTTCAAACGATGAACTTAAACCGTGTGCAGCTTGATACTTGGAGTGGAAACGAGCGAGCTATTCGTTCCTATGAAAAATGCGGTTTCGTTGTCGAGGGACGGATGCGGAACCATTCTTTTGTAGATGGAAAGTACTATGATACTGTTGTGCTGGGGTTATTGAAAGAGGAATTTCAATACTGA